A part of Legionella sainthelensi genomic DNA contains:
- a CDS encoding Bax inhibitor-1/YccA family protein: MNRNNVTVLTRRNESVLASNKVLRNTYLLLSLTFFFSAFMAYISLTSGARPMNPLLMIVGVYGLMFLTQALRNSVWGLVSVFAFTGFLGYTLGPVLNFYISSFSNGPQLIATALGGTGMIFFALSGYALTTRKDFSFLGGFLFVGVMVAFLAMIAGIFIHIPALQLAISAAFILISSGLILLQTSEIIHGGETNYISATVGLFVSIYNLFVSLLNILSAFSGRD; this comes from the coding sequence ATGAACCGAAATAATGTCACTGTCCTTACGCGACGTAATGAATCTGTACTCGCAAGCAACAAAGTATTGCGTAATACATATCTGTTACTGAGCTTAACCTTCTTCTTCAGTGCGTTTATGGCCTATATCTCCCTTACAAGTGGTGCTCGGCCGATGAATCCGCTACTGATGATAGTTGGCGTTTATGGGTTAATGTTCTTAACTCAAGCTCTACGTAACAGCGTTTGGGGCTTAGTAAGTGTTTTTGCTTTCACCGGATTTCTAGGTTATACACTAGGTCCAGTGCTTAATTTTTACATCAGTAGTTTTTCAAACGGACCGCAATTAATTGCTACTGCCTTAGGCGGTACTGGTATGATTTTCTTTGCATTATCAGGTTATGCGCTTACGACCAGAAAAGACTTTAGTTTTCTCGGTGGATTTCTTTTTGTCGGTGTAATGGTTGCGTTTTTAGCAATGATTGCAGGAATTTTCATTCATATTCCCGCATTACAGCTCGCTATTTCAGCTGCCTTTATTCTTATTTCTTCCGGATTAATTTTGCTGCAAACGAGTGAAATCATCCATGGAGGAGAAACAAATTATATTTCAGCTACAGTAGGTCTTTTCGTATCCATATACAACTTGTTTGTGAGCTTGCTTAATATATTAAGCGCCTTTTCTGGTCGCGACTAG
- a CDS encoding carbon-nitrogen hydrolase family protein, giving the protein MARAAVVQMVSSAKVTDNLQQVEELVLQAREAHSDVILLPENFAFMGLQERDKLEIGEVYGQGPIQQKISQLAKRSGLWIIAGTIPLKSSGSKVRASCLVYDEQGKCAARYDKIHLFDVHVSPKESYLESSSIERGYELALVDTPIGKIGLTVCYDLRFPELYQQLMFQGAQLFTVPSAFTATTGLAHWDILLRARAIENLCYVLAANQVGIHENGRVTYGHSMIVDSWGKVLAQKETGIGIVTADIDLKNQQELRQKFPCLDHHVLNL; this is encoded by the coding sequence ATGGCGCGAGCAGCAGTAGTACAAATGGTTTCCTCAGCAAAAGTTACTGATAACTTGCAACAAGTAGAAGAACTGGTGCTCCAGGCACGCGAAGCCCATTCTGATGTTATTCTTTTGCCGGAAAATTTTGCATTTATGGGGCTACAAGAGAGGGATAAATTGGAGATAGGGGAGGTCTATGGCCAAGGCCCAATTCAACAAAAAATTAGTCAATTAGCAAAGCGGTCAGGTTTATGGATAATTGCCGGCACTATTCCCTTGAAAAGTTCGGGATCTAAAGTTCGCGCCAGTTGCCTTGTTTATGATGAACAAGGTAAATGTGCTGCGCGTTATGATAAAATTCATTTATTTGATGTTCATGTATCACCCAAAGAATCCTACCTGGAATCTTCATCTATTGAGCGTGGGTATGAGCTTGCTCTTGTTGATACGCCAATTGGAAAAATAGGTTTAACTGTTTGTTATGATTTACGTTTCCCTGAACTTTATCAACAATTAATGTTCCAAGGAGCTCAGCTGTTTACTGTTCCCTCTGCATTTACAGCAACAACAGGCCTTGCGCACTGGGATATCCTATTAAGAGCAAGAGCCATTGAAAATCTATGTTATGTTTTGGCAGCAAATCAAGTTGGGATACATGAAAATGGACGAGTTACGTATGGTCATAGCATGATTGTTGATTCTTGGGGTAAGGTACTTGCACAAAAAGAAACTGGAATTGGTATTGTTACTGCAGATATTGATTTAAAAAATCAGCAAGAGTTACGTCAAAAGTTCCCTTGTTTGGACCATCATGTATTAAACTTATAG
- the recO gene encoding DNA repair protein RecO produces MTIRTVEAWVLHKQWSGDTSARVSFLTREFGVVQCLYKGGRTPKKQALLQAFTPLWISLTERYDRYYIQSIESISSTLPLIGHALFAGLYINEILYYALGSNYSDSVLFDAYLFTLNNLVSTRDRFVLEALLRRFEWTVLRTCGYSFSLTQEARTENLIVADLYYQFVAGEGFVIDSDGIPGEHILALAQDDLSDAAYLKSAKKIMRQAIDHLVGGREIKSRALYVVDAK; encoded by the coding sequence ATGACCATTAGGACTGTAGAGGCATGGGTTTTACACAAACAATGGTCTGGGGACACCAGTGCTAGAGTCAGTTTTTTAACGCGTGAGTTTGGCGTAGTTCAATGCCTTTATAAAGGAGGCCGTACTCCTAAAAAACAGGCGCTTTTACAAGCTTTTACTCCTCTATGGATAAGCCTTACTGAGCGTTATGACCGATATTATATACAATCTATTGAAAGTATTTCATCAACACTGCCACTTATAGGCCATGCTCTTTTTGCAGGTTTGTACATCAATGAAATTCTGTATTATGCTCTAGGCTCCAATTATTCTGACTCGGTGTTATTTGATGCTTACTTATTTACCTTAAATAACCTCGTTTCAACACGCGATAGATTCGTATTAGAGGCTCTATTAAGACGTTTTGAATGGACCGTGCTGCGAACTTGCGGCTATTCTTTTTCATTAACTCAGGAAGCGAGAACTGAAAATTTGATTGTTGCTGATTTATATTATCAATTTGTGGCAGGTGAAGGATTTGTTATTGACAGTGACGGCATCCCTGGCGAACATATTCTTGCATTGGCACAAGATGATTTAAGCGACGCAGCGTATCTGAAATCAGCAAAAAAAATTATGCGTCAGGCTATAGATCATCTCGTAGGAGGACGTGAGATCAAGTCACGAGCTTTGTATGTTGTGGATGCTAAATAA
- a CDS encoding putative bifunctional diguanylate cyclase/phosphodiesterase — MKKPRIFLQLSILFSCLTMVLGGSVLIGWYFGITWLLRYQANTIAMVYNTALSFLIYGLCLLFLLFNYYKICQFLNIIAITLSLLVLLQSVAGVNLHVDELFLHHYYNSSNLFPGRMAPNTSVSFLIVGVVILIIGKHEWSFRMGVIASILAIILFFMSLLFASGYFSSLEKAYQWSHYTPMALNTSLGFILLSVTLLCSLLYRCQYHGVSVWPAMPLIIGLGMFLINSLLALSVHEQEYISHVHSLLPLVIFILGTIFTLMFSLLFYYVQQERVRSREEKKLRSLTEATLDATDDGILAWNRRGIITHCNSRFTELWGVPVNEVKNYSIFNLLVKMSEKAKNKENFRELMDILIQPSENHKRITLELKGSRFFEAFMQTSKSKELPLIQVLSFHDMTAVKNLENQMIHRNKHDLITGLPNKSSIFDILDIVIKDILNDNHQFGVFIIDIDRFTQVNDVFGHSKGDQLLCMIAERLKDAVKDMGTLCSLGGDKFVLLASLGHNVPSKKIIKTVMTALKPAFEFYDSCLNLSCAVGVAICPQDGVQADELLRCADIAMIRAKEQGRNSVAYYTKKLSEYTYERMLVENELYTALENQEFKLFFQPLIELKNQKIIGLEALLRWKNPRLGLLSPDNFFSSAQELGLLNDIGNWVLNEACRQLSSWRIQGQPLIKISINVTAQQFKHAQLLHDINKALELYDLPSSCLEIELTEQTLIEGSAEVLTTLKELRKKRITIALDDFGKGYSNLHRIKNFPLDKLKIDQSFVSNLMYNENNKNLIKAIIYLAQTLNLSVLAEGIENQDQLNFLISNQCTYGQGFLLAKPMPSSDVLTFLKNYKYGVNTLKSD; from the coding sequence ATGAAAAAACCAAGAATATTCTTACAGCTAAGTATCTTGTTTTCTTGTTTGACTATGGTGCTAGGTGGTTCTGTTTTAATTGGATGGTACTTTGGCATCACATGGCTGTTGCGGTATCAGGCTAATACTATTGCCATGGTTTATAATACGGCTTTATCTTTTTTGATTTATGGTCTTTGCTTACTCTTTTTGCTTTTTAATTACTATAAAATCTGCCAATTTCTAAACATAATCGCTATTACGCTTTCTTTATTAGTACTTTTACAATCAGTAGCGGGAGTTAATCTGCATGTAGATGAGCTATTTTTGCATCATTATTACAATAGTTCAAATTTGTTCCCAGGAAGAATGGCGCCAAATACAAGCGTTTCATTTCTTATTGTCGGAGTGGTTATTCTTATTATAGGTAAGCATGAATGGTCATTTAGAATGGGGGTTATTGCATCAATTCTTGCCATTATTTTGTTTTTTATGTCTTTATTATTTGCAAGCGGTTATTTTTCTTCGTTAGAAAAAGCGTATCAATGGAGCCATTATACACCTATGGCTCTTAATACTTCTCTAGGTTTTATACTACTCTCTGTAACGTTATTATGTTCATTACTCTATAGGTGTCAATATCATGGTGTTTCTGTATGGCCTGCTATGCCATTGATAATTGGTCTGGGCATGTTTTTAATTAACAGCTTGCTGGCTTTATCAGTACATGAACAAGAATATATAAGCCATGTCCACTCTTTGTTGCCATTAGTTATATTTATATTAGGTACAATTTTTACATTAATGTTTTCTTTATTGTTCTACTATGTTCAGCAGGAAAGAGTACGCTCAAGAGAAGAGAAAAAGCTTAGATCGTTAACTGAAGCAACACTCGATGCCACTGATGATGGTATTCTTGCCTGGAATAGAAGGGGGATTATTACTCATTGTAACTCTAGGTTTACCGAATTATGGGGGGTGCCTGTTAATGAAGTCAAAAATTATTCTATTTTTAATTTACTTGTCAAAATGAGTGAAAAAGCAAAAAATAAGGAAAATTTTCGTGAATTAATGGATATTCTTATCCAACCTTCAGAAAACCATAAACGAATAACTCTAGAGCTTAAAGGCTCTCGATTTTTTGAGGCTTTCATGCAAACTTCAAAATCCAAGGAACTTCCACTTATTCAAGTGTTAAGTTTTCATGATATGACGGCGGTCAAAAATCTTGAAAATCAGATGATACATCGCAATAAGCATGATTTAATCACTGGATTACCTAATAAGTCCTCTATATTTGATATTTTGGATATAGTTATTAAGGATATATTAAATGATAATCATCAATTTGGTGTCTTTATTATAGATATCGATAGATTTACACAAGTAAACGATGTTTTTGGGCACAGCAAAGGGGATCAGCTCTTATGTATGATCGCTGAACGATTAAAAGACGCTGTCAAAGACATGGGTACTTTGTGCAGTTTGGGTGGCGATAAGTTTGTTCTTCTTGCATCACTGGGTCATAATGTTCCTAGTAAGAAAATCATTAAAACAGTTATGACTGCTTTGAAGCCAGCTTTTGAGTTTTACGACAGTTGTTTGAATTTGTCATGTGCTGTTGGAGTGGCGATTTGTCCTCAAGATGGAGTTCAAGCAGATGAATTGCTAAGGTGTGCTGACATCGCCATGATTAGAGCAAAAGAGCAGGGTAGAAACTCCGTAGCTTATTATACAAAGAAGCTTAGTGAATATACTTATGAACGTATGTTAGTTGAAAATGAACTGTATACGGCGTTGGAAAATCAAGAGTTTAAATTGTTCTTTCAACCATTGATTGAGTTGAAAAATCAAAAAATTATTGGCTTAGAAGCATTACTGCGATGGAAAAACCCGCGATTAGGCTTATTATCTCCTGATAATTTCTTCTCTTCCGCACAAGAGTTAGGGTTATTAAACGATATAGGAAACTGGGTATTGAATGAAGCTTGTCGTCAGCTCAGTTCTTGGAGGATTCAGGGACAGCCCTTAATTAAAATTTCTATAAATGTAACCGCCCAACAGTTTAAACATGCCCAGTTACTGCATGATATTAATAAGGCATTAGAGCTTTATGATTTGCCAAGTTCATGTCTCGAAATTGAATTGACTGAACAAACGTTGATAGAGGGATCAGCGGAGGTATTGACGACACTAAAAGAGTTACGAAAAAAAAGAATAACAATCGCTTTAGATGATTTTGGTAAAGGATACTCAAATCTTCATCGTATAAAAAATTTTCCCCTTGATAAGTTAAAAATTGATCAATCCTTCGTATCAAATTTGATGTACAATGAAAATAATAAAAATCTCATCAAAGCCATCATTTATTTAGCACAAACTCTAAATCTTTCTGTTTTAGCAGAGGGTATCGAAAATCAAGATCAATTAAATTTTCTTATTTCAAATCAATGTACTTATGGCCAGGGGTTTTTGCTTGCTAAACCTATGCCATCCTCTGATGTCTTGACTTTTCTAAAAAATTATAAATACGGTGTGAACACCTTAAAATCTGACTAA
- a CDS encoding transporter substrate-binding domain-containing protein, translating into MVQHKIDVIALNNAIALTLLSNNYYDIKFVGSSVSMGDGYGIIALPDKEALIKKINEAILSIEKDGSYISIYQKYYEY; encoded by the coding sequence TTGGTACAACATAAAATTGATGTTATTGCGCTGAATAATGCCATTGCTTTAACATTACTTAGCAATAATTATTATGATATTAAATTTGTGGGGTCTTCTGTATCTATGGGAGATGGTTATGGCATTATTGCACTGCCAGATAAAGAAGCATTAATCAAGAAAATAAATGAGGCAATTTTAAGCATAGAAAAAGATGGATCTTACATTTCTATTTATCAAAAATATTATGAATATTAG
- a CDS encoding LysR family transcriptional regulator, producing MNITDLQSFLAVVELHSISLAAKKLHVTQPALSKRIKKLESEWNAQLFISSGLRTELTEKGKQLLPYIRQMIHLNKELLKNTGKDVSQPQLLLNLGTNVYVAKNIVPPLMVYMNSLGLNYFINTNLTADKDVADSLKEGGNDLIISPFVDNTTETKSIRLWSEKLIFVVGASHPLAKIKEELSLAELAEFEAILMEKNFMIRKIIDKEVEKQKLTLKIRSEANLIYNNIALVEHGMGWSIIFERLLNPNLIPLKIANYAPTIDFYCHFLKKRADERMIRIFVDNLINWVSTSSELSIFA from the coding sequence ATGAACATTACCGACTTGCAATCTTTTCTAGCGGTTGTAGAACTTCATTCCATCTCACTCGCAGCGAAAAAGCTACACGTGACTCAGCCTGCTTTGAGTAAAAGGATTAAAAAGCTTGAGTCGGAATGGAATGCTCAACTGTTTATTTCCTCAGGATTGAGAACCGAGCTGACAGAGAAAGGAAAGCAATTATTGCCATATATTCGACAAATGATACATCTCAATAAGGAATTACTCAAAAATACAGGTAAAGATGTAAGTCAGCCACAATTATTACTGAATCTTGGTACCAACGTATATGTAGCAAAAAATATTGTCCCTCCTCTAATGGTTTATATGAATTCTCTGGGCTTAAATTACTTTATTAACACAAATCTCACGGCCGATAAAGACGTCGCTGATAGTTTAAAGGAAGGGGGAAATGATCTTATTATTTCGCCATTTGTCGATAATACTACTGAAACTAAATCTATTAGATTATGGAGTGAAAAACTTATATTTGTAGTAGGGGCATCACACCCATTGGCAAAGATTAAAGAAGAGTTATCTTTGGCTGAATTAGCAGAATTTGAGGCAATACTTATGGAAAAAAACTTTATGATACGCAAAATTATTGATAAAGAAGTTGAAAAGCAAAAACTGACACTGAAAATAAGATCTGAAGCCAACCTAATTTATAATAATATTGCCCTTGTAGAGCATGGCATGGGCTGGAGTATTATCTTTGAACGATTGTTGAACCCTAATCTTATTCCATTAAAAATAGCTAATTATGCACCCACCATTGATTTTTATTGTCATTTTTTAAAAAAGCGTGCTGATGAACGAATGATCCGTATTTTTGTTGATAATTTAATAAATTGGGTTAGCACATCAAGTGAATTAAGCATTTTTGCTTGA
- the pdxJ gene encoding pyridoxine 5'-phosphate synthase, producing the protein MNKPILLGVNIDHIATVRQARGTRYPDPVQAAIDAEEAGADGITLHMREDLRHIQARDVRLIRQILQTRMNLELAVTEAMLDFAEEISPEHTCLVPEKREELTTEGGLDIITHQKIVEQAVKRLQVMGSEVSLFIDPDLEQIKAAAEIGAPVIELHTGCYADAMGAEQQQYELERIKRAAEYAASLNLIVNAGHGLNYHNVQSIAAIKELHELNIGHAIIARALFCGMKEAVRHMRQLMQEARLYVNN; encoded by the coding sequence ATGAACAAGCCGATATTATTAGGTGTTAATATTGATCATATAGCTACTGTACGTCAGGCGCGTGGTACTCGCTATCCAGATCCAGTTCAAGCTGCAATTGATGCAGAAGAAGCGGGCGCAGATGGGATTACCTTGCATATGAGAGAGGATTTACGGCATATACAAGCTCGCGATGTTCGTCTAATTAGACAAATACTGCAAACGCGTATGAATCTTGAATTAGCAGTTACCGAGGCAATGCTTGATTTTGCTGAAGAAATTTCTCCCGAACATACCTGTTTAGTCCCTGAAAAACGAGAAGAGTTAACAACCGAAGGTGGTTTAGATATTATTACTCACCAGAAAATCGTAGAACAGGCTGTAAAACGTTTGCAAGTAATGGGTAGTGAAGTATCTTTATTTATTGATCCTGATCTGGAACAGATTAAGGCCGCGGCAGAAATTGGTGCTCCTGTAATTGAGTTACATACTGGATGCTATGCAGATGCAATGGGGGCTGAGCAGCAACAGTATGAGTTAGAGCGAATTAAGCGCGCTGCAGAATATGCAGCGAGCTTAAATCTTATTGTCAATGCGGGCCATGGGCTCAACTACCATAACGTGCAGTCTATCGCGGCTATAAAAGAGTTGCATGAGCTGAACATAGGCCATGCTATTATCGCTCGGGCTTTGTTTTGTGGAATGAAAGAAGCAGTAAGGCACATGCGCCAGTTAATGCAAGAAGCAAGACTTTATGTCAACAACTGA
- the tldD gene encoding metalloprotease TldD, giving the protein MTEALITAKKVLLAPAALDETGIEKLFKTMMNHHIDDADLYFQSCHYESWYLEDSVVKSGSFSLDKGVGIRAVSGDKTGFAYCDDILLPSMLRAADAARSIALTGSMPIQSIHVKSAVVSRYQGLNPMEGMSKHEKIALLEAIDKEARRIDPRVIQVNAALSGCYEVVMVAGMHGQMIADVRPLVSINVSVIVEDKQGRRESARSGGGGRVAYSYFLEKENALSYAREAVREALINLEARPAPAGTMPVVLGPGWPGVLLHEAVGHGLEGDFNRKGLSAFSGRIGEQVAAPGVTVVDDGTLKDRRGSLTIDDEGTPSQCTTLIDNGVLVNYMQDKLNAKLMGMQSTGNCRRESYAHVPMPRMTNTYMLAGSYDPEEIIRSVKRGLYAVNFGGGQVDITSGQFVFSASEAYLIEDGKITAPVKGATLIGNGPDVMKKISMIGNDLGLDRGIGVCGKEGQSVPVGVGQPTLKIDALTVGGTH; this is encoded by the coding sequence ATGACAGAAGCACTTATTACAGCGAAAAAAGTTTTATTGGCCCCTGCGGCTCTGGATGAAACGGGGATAGAAAAATTATTTAAGACGATGATGAATCATCATATTGATGATGCAGATCTTTATTTTCAAAGTTGCCATTATGAGTCCTGGTATTTAGAAGACTCAGTAGTGAAAAGTGGTAGTTTTTCTTTGGATAAAGGGGTAGGTATTCGTGCCGTTAGTGGTGATAAGACAGGTTTTGCCTATTGCGATGATATTTTACTCCCGTCTATGTTGCGAGCAGCTGATGCGGCACGCTCCATCGCACTAACTGGCTCCATGCCAATCCAATCCATTCATGTTAAAAGTGCTGTGGTAAGTCGGTATCAAGGGTTAAATCCCATGGAAGGTATGAGTAAACATGAAAAAATCGCTTTATTAGAAGCAATTGATAAAGAGGCTCGTAGGATTGATCCTCGCGTAATCCAAGTTAATGCCGCATTAAGTGGCTGTTATGAAGTTGTCATGGTAGCGGGGATGCACGGACAGATGATCGCTGATGTGAGACCATTAGTAAGTATCAATGTGAGCGTCATTGTGGAGGATAAACAAGGGAGACGAGAATCCGCTCGTTCTGGAGGAGGTGGTCGAGTAGCCTACTCTTATTTTCTTGAAAAAGAAAATGCTTTAAGTTATGCACGAGAAGCCGTACGTGAAGCCTTAATTAATTTGGAAGCTCGCCCTGCACCCGCAGGAACTATGCCCGTTGTACTTGGTCCCGGTTGGCCAGGTGTTTTATTACATGAAGCAGTAGGGCATGGATTGGAAGGTGATTTTAATCGTAAGGGATTGTCTGCATTTTCAGGACGTATTGGTGAACAGGTTGCTGCACCAGGCGTTACCGTAGTAGATGATGGCACTTTAAAAGATAGGCGTGGATCATTAACTATTGATGATGAAGGAACCCCTTCACAATGTACCACTTTAATTGATAATGGTGTTTTGGTGAATTATATGCAGGATAAACTGAATGCCAAATTGATGGGCATGCAATCTACAGGTAATTGTCGTCGCGAATCCTATGCTCATGTGCCTATGCCAAGAATGACAAATACTTATATGTTAGCTGGTTCATATGATCCTGAAGAAATCATTCGTTCTGTTAAACGCGGTTTGTATGCAGTTAATTTTGGCGGAGGGCAAGTTGACATTACCTCTGGCCAATTTGTATTTTCTGCGAGCGAAGCTTATCTTATTGAAGATGGAAAAATTACTGCCCCAGTTAAGGGAGCTACATTAATTGGTAATGGCCCTGATGTGATGAAAAAAATTAGTATGATAGGAAATGATTTAGGATTAGATCGCGGAATTGGTGTGTGTGGAAAAGAAGGACAGTCCGTTCCAGTTGGCGTAGGGCAACCAACGCTTAAAATAGATGCTTTAACAGTAGGTGGTACACATTAA
- the lspA gene encoding signal peptidase II, with the protein MKKWYWFMLSLAVIVSDQLSKYLVSIFLTPYHPLPVFPMFNLTLAYNTGAAFSFLSGAGDWHRWFFAAFSFIVSIILAVWLYKTENQTCLLSAGISLILGGAVGNLFDRAIHGYVIDFIDLYYKHHHFATFNIADSAICIGAGLFVLDVFINKK; encoded by the coding sequence ATGAAAAAGTGGTATTGGTTTATGCTGAGCTTAGCTGTGATAGTTTCTGATCAGCTAAGCAAATATTTAGTTAGCATATTTTTAACTCCGTATCACCCATTGCCTGTTTTTCCAATGTTCAATCTTACTTTGGCTTATAATACCGGAGCTGCTTTTAGTTTTTTAAGTGGAGCAGGGGATTGGCATAGATGGTTTTTTGCGGCCTTTAGCTTTATTGTAAGTATAATTCTTGCGGTTTGGTTATATAAGACTGAAAATCAAACGTGTTTACTTTCAGCAGGCATTAGTCTTATTTTAGGGGGCGCTGTTGGTAATTTATTCGATAGAGCAATCCATGGCTATGTAATAGACTTTATTGATCTGTATTATAAACATCATCATTTCGCCACTTTTAACATAGCTGATAGTGCTATTTGTATTGGTGCCGGACTTTTTGTTTTGGATGTGTTTATAAACAAAAAATAA
- a CDS encoding universal stress protein has protein sequence MYKRVLFATDFDEVGIIAAHKAKKIADENGADLILVHVVEPIPAYAYPGFAGFAEVEMSIREQAEKELNELGEKLGVDAKHRFIEFGSTKNEILRVAQERNIDLIVTGSHGKHGLSLLLGSTANSILHGAECDVLIVRAVLPEKQAQTH, from the coding sequence ATGTATAAGAGGGTATTGTTTGCTACGGACTTTGATGAGGTTGGCATTATAGCAGCACATAAAGCAAAAAAAATTGCTGATGAAAATGGGGCTGATTTAATACTTGTTCATGTCGTAGAGCCTATTCCTGCTTATGCTTATCCTGGATTTGCTGGGTTTGCAGAAGTTGAAATGTCTATCCGGGAGCAAGCTGAAAAAGAGCTTAATGAATTAGGTGAAAAATTAGGGGTAGATGCAAAACATAGATTCATAGAGTTTGGTTCTACCAAAAATGAAATATTAAGAGTAGCACAAGAGCGAAATATTGATTTAATAGTTACAGGGAGTCATGGAAAACATGGCCTGTCTTTATTGTTAGGATCGACAGCAAACTCAATTTTGCATGGTGCTGAGTGTGATGTATTAATTGTACGAGCCGTTCTTCCAGAGAAACAAGCACAAACCCATTAA
- the ribF gene encoding bifunctional riboflavin kinase/FAD synthetase encodes MKLLRGVQHFSAFNKGVVATIGNFDGVHLGHQSLIKTLKAKANHLKLPLVLVLFEPQPREYFQKEKAPARLSSLREKLEVLRSCQIDYIYCFKFNNHLAQTSADSFARNYLFSMLNVKHLLVGEDFRFGKNREGDIDLLKALSKEYACEVTIYSNFCINEDRISSTKIRSALQKGDLNTATKYLGRVYSICGRILHGDGRGRQWGIPTANLALHRYSLPLHGVFVVQVRIVSKMVYGVANVGRRPTVDGSKNILEVHLFDFDQSVYGELMQVFFLHKLRDEVKFTSVDALLAQINEDIKAAKAYLRTYNHSPQNFSERSAVP; translated from the coding sequence ATGAAATTGTTGCGTGGTGTTCAACATTTTTCTGCTTTTAATAAAGGCGTGGTAGCAACTATAGGTAATTTTGATGGAGTGCACTTAGGTCATCAAAGTCTTATTAAAACTTTAAAGGCTAAGGCAAATCACTTAAAGCTGCCTTTGGTTCTTGTTTTATTTGAACCACAGCCTAGGGAATACTTCCAGAAAGAGAAAGCACCGGCAAGACTTTCAAGTTTAAGAGAAAAACTAGAGGTATTACGCAGTTGTCAGATTGATTACATTTATTGTTTTAAGTTTAATAATCACTTGGCACAAACATCCGCAGATAGTTTTGCTCGGAATTATTTGTTTTCTATGTTAAATGTGAAACACCTTCTCGTGGGCGAAGATTTTCGTTTTGGTAAAAATAGAGAAGGTGACATAGATTTACTCAAAGCACTCAGTAAAGAATACGCCTGTGAGGTTACAATTTATTCTAATTTTTGCATCAATGAAGACCGAATTAGCTCAACAAAGATTAGGAGTGCTTTACAAAAAGGTGATTTGAACACGGCGACAAAATACCTTGGCAGGGTTTACAGTATTTGTGGGCGTATATTGCATGGAGATGGCCGTGGACGTCAGTGGGGTATTCCTACGGCAAATCTTGCTCTTCATCGCTATTCTTTGCCTTTACATGGAGTATTTGTTGTTCAAGTTCGTATTGTCTCTAAAATGGTGTATGGAGTAGCAAATGTGGGACGTCGTCCCACAGTAGATGGTAGTAAAAATATTTTGGAAGTTCATTTGTTTGATTTTGATCAATCGGTCTATGGTGAATTAATGCAAGTGTTTTTCTTGCACAAATTGCGGGATGAGGTTAAATTCACGTCAGTGGATGCTTTGCTCGCGCAGATTAATGAGGATATTAAAGCGGCTAAAGCATATCTTAGAACGTACAACCATTCACCACAAAATTTTAGTGAAAGGTCAGCTGTTCCATAA
- a CDS encoding bifunctional 4-hydroxy-2-oxoglutarate aldolase/2-dehydro-3-deoxy-phosphogluconate aldolase — MILDKLLGNQSVIISLDVDNFLFERLEQIRQAGFNLVEINSTDQKLLEQAIKHCPSIKIGAGNIIDTQQLENCYQAGVHFATSPGYLPAIAQTANVYSMNYLPGVATISEAMAAMSLGYMNVRPFPADLTFCTLLNKCLPHLRLLPAEIEWEEAEHFLYLPAVAAVSIHNPDAKQLSALTASILA, encoded by the coding sequence ATGATCTTAGATAAATTACTGGGCAATCAATCTGTAATCATATCATTAGATGTAGACAATTTTTTATTTGAACGATTAGAACAAATTCGGCAAGCAGGGTTCAATTTAGTAGAAATTAATTCTACAGATCAAAAATTATTAGAACAAGCAATCAAACATTGTCCATCGATTAAAATTGGCGCTGGTAATATTATTGATACGCAACAATTGGAAAACTGTTATCAGGCAGGTGTTCACTTTGCTACCAGTCCTGGTTATTTGCCCGCGATAGCCCAAACAGCAAATGTTTATTCAATGAATTATTTACCTGGAGTTGCAACAATTTCCGAAGCAATGGCGGCAATGAGTTTAGGGTATATGAATGTTCGTCCCTTTCCAGCCGATCTGACTTTTTGCACACTCTTAAATAAATGCCTCCCTCACTTAAGATTACTCCCAGCCGAAATTGAATGGGAAGAAGCAGAGCATTTCTTATACTTACCTGCTGTAGCCGCAGTAAGTATCCATAATCCCGATGCCAAACAACTCAGTGCACTTACAGCAAGTATTTTAGCATAA